A part of Nocardioides sp. WS12 genomic DNA contains:
- a CDS encoding alpha/beta hydrolase codes for MIATLCRLSADRSLSATPVNDEGPQGRVLGEWVGTVPEAGGQVLYFVHGGGYVVGSEATHRGLVTALADRIDRPAFSVRYRLGPEHRFPAASVDVLNGYLWLVARGHRPEDIVVAGDSAGGHLVLGLCGELRKLGLPQPKGGVLMSPLVDPSYTLSAALERTVSDPFATARAGRRITALYTRGADVTDPRFDVLRIVGPDLAPLLIQVGEHEILKADADAFVKAQRAAGGQVELQVWPEQFHVFQMSHRQQPAARAALDEIALFVEGLDAVHGLSSTA; via the coding sequence GTGATCGCGACCCTCTGTCGACTGAGTGCCGATCGCTCGCTGTCGGCCACCCCCGTGAACGACGAGGGTCCGCAGGGTCGCGTCCTGGGCGAGTGGGTCGGCACCGTGCCGGAGGCCGGCGGGCAGGTCCTGTACTTCGTCCACGGTGGCGGCTACGTCGTGGGTAGCGAGGCCACGCATCGTGGCCTCGTCACCGCCTTGGCTGACCGGATCGACCGACCGGCGTTCTCGGTGCGCTACAGGCTGGGGCCTGAACACCGGTTCCCCGCTGCCTCGGTGGACGTCCTCAACGGCTACCTCTGGTTGGTCGCACGTGGACACCGGCCCGAGGACATCGTCGTTGCCGGGGACTCGGCGGGGGGACACCTGGTGCTGGGGCTGTGCGGTGAGCTGCGAAAGCTCGGCCTTCCGCAACCGAAGGGAGGCGTGCTGATGTCGCCCCTCGTGGACCCGTCCTACACGCTGTCCGCTGCGCTTGAGCGGACGGTGTCCGACCCCTTCGCGACGGCGCGGGCAGGCCGTCGGATCACTGCTCTCTACACCCGCGGCGCGGACGTCACGGACCCGCGTTTCGACGTCCTTCGGATCGTCGGTCCTGATCTCGCGCCGCTGCTGATCCAGGTGGGCGAGCACGAGATCCTCAAGGCCGACGCGGATGCCTTCGTCAAGGCACAGCGTGCGGCCGGTGGCCAGGTTGAGCTCCAGGTGTGGCCGGAGCAGTTCCACGTCTTCCAGATGAGCCACCGCCAACAGCCGGCGGCCCGAGCTGCCCTGGACGAGATCGCATTGTTCGTCGAGGGCCTCGACGCGGTGCACGGCCTTTCGTCGACGGCCTGA
- a CDS encoding AraC family transcriptional regulator, with protein sequence MPEESPLNDRTVPIELVQASVAHAARRGIDVNQMLADAGVSPMLLGADRSRVTESQLTRIVQTLWRVTDDELFGLGRHRLPRGTFRLLCFGLLSAPDLAGALDRLEGFARAIPAMPEFSVVQGPETTRIAMRVEPDLDLEGFLTGIGVGALHRFLAWSIGRTIALDRLELPHPFPPDLTRFAFGIEASKSEEAALSFKSTLLTTPIVRTDAEVESFVAGSPHGLLTRPHDTASVSEQVRRMFELALRSTEWPGSEQVAKKLVMSPQTLRRKLAEEGSGLREIREEVLRDAAVSSLVRGEESVAALSERLGFSEPSAFTRAFRRWTGSSPAAYRRSVG encoded by the coding sequence ATGCCCGAGGAGTCCCCACTGAACGACCGGACCGTCCCGATCGAACTGGTTCAGGCCTCGGTCGCCCACGCAGCGCGGCGCGGGATCGACGTGAACCAGATGCTCGCCGACGCCGGGGTCTCGCCGATGCTTCTCGGTGCCGATCGCTCCCGCGTCACCGAGTCCCAGTTGACTCGGATCGTGCAGACCCTGTGGCGGGTCACCGATGACGAGTTGTTCGGCCTGGGGCGCCACCGGCTGCCACGTGGCACCTTCCGATTGCTCTGCTTCGGACTCCTGTCCGCCCCCGACCTGGCGGGAGCACTGGACAGGCTGGAGGGCTTTGCCAGGGCGATCCCGGCGATGCCCGAGTTCTCCGTCGTCCAGGGCCCGGAGACCACACGGATCGCGATGCGTGTCGAACCCGACCTCGATCTCGAGGGCTTCCTGACCGGGATCGGGGTGGGCGCCCTGCACCGGTTCCTGGCCTGGTCGATCGGACGCACCATCGCGCTCGACCGCCTCGAACTCCCGCATCCGTTCCCTCCCGACCTCACCCGCTTCGCGTTCGGCATCGAGGCGTCAAAGTCGGAGGAAGCCGCACTGAGCTTCAAGAGCACGCTGCTGACGACACCGATCGTGCGCACTGATGCAGAGGTCGAGAGCTTCGTCGCGGGCTCTCCCCACGGACTGCTCACGCGGCCGCACGACACCGCTTCGGTCAGCGAACAGGTCCGCAGGATGTTCGAGTTGGCGCTGAGGTCGACGGAATGGCCCGGATCCGAACAAGTGGCGAAGAAGCTGGTGATGAGTCCGCAGACCCTGCGCCGCAAGCTGGCCGAGGAGGGCTCCGGCCTGCGCGAGATCAGGGAGGAAGTGCTGCGCGACGCAGCCGTCTCCAGTTTGGTACGCGGCGAGGAGTCCGTTGCCGCGCTCTCCGAGCGGCTGGGATTCTCCGAACCGAGCGCCTTCACTCGTGCTTTCCGACGCTGGACCGGGAGCAGCCCGGCGGCGTACCGACGCTCGGTGGGGTGA